A genomic region of Rhodococcus sp. B50 contains the following coding sequences:
- a CDS encoding CocE/NonD family hydrolase, translating into MTHLYEIDVKIPMRDAVSLTANVWHPTEGRAPTLLIRIPYGKDMEVAMGDTIPNLTTLLEAGYAVVIQDCRGTGRSDGEFFPHAAERADGEDTIAWIAEQPWSDGTVGMTGTSYMGMVQWEAAGANPPALKAIAPCFATLDKYRTPWYSTGGALSLGLVHWWSAMMYAGDAKRSLAQGTGTVEQLMGLGAAVLYPEPMNEVLPIGDVPILAGYGKWWNDFLAHPAHDEFWQAFDLRPALPDVTVPALHIGGWYDIAIGAALRDFAAARRNAGTEEARAEQRLVIGPWDHTSTAGTYPDRSFGPMATARAVRLTNLQIKFFDRWVRGDTTALDGIAPVQIFVMGIDRWRDEQAWPLPDTRWTDFHLGGGGHANTADGDGTLSAEAESSPGHDTYLYDPRRPVPTTGGACLPTAMGVSGPVDQRSVAGRDDVLCYATPVLEQPVEVIGPISVTLFVSSSAVDTDFTAKLVDVLPDGKAINLCDGILRARYRDSLEHEVLLEPEKIYEITIDLAATANVFLPGHRIRLDISSSNFPRYDRNTNTGGVIARETEEQMIPAINRIHHGPDHPSRIVLPIIDRGTSR; encoded by the coding sequence GTGACCCACCTGTATGAAATCGACGTCAAGATTCCGATGCGCGACGCCGTGTCGCTGACCGCGAACGTGTGGCACCCGACCGAGGGCCGTGCCCCGACACTGCTGATCCGCATTCCCTACGGGAAGGACATGGAGGTCGCCATGGGCGACACCATTCCCAACCTGACGACGCTGCTCGAGGCCGGATACGCGGTAGTGATCCAGGACTGCCGTGGCACCGGCCGGTCGGACGGGGAGTTCTTCCCGCACGCCGCCGAACGCGCCGACGGCGAGGACACCATCGCCTGGATCGCCGAGCAGCCGTGGTCGGACGGCACCGTCGGGATGACCGGAACGTCCTACATGGGCATGGTCCAGTGGGAGGCGGCGGGGGCGAACCCGCCCGCCCTGAAGGCGATCGCGCCCTGCTTCGCGACGCTCGACAAGTACAGGACGCCGTGGTACTCGACCGGTGGCGCGCTCTCCCTCGGCCTGGTGCACTGGTGGAGCGCCATGATGTACGCCGGCGACGCCAAGCGGTCGCTCGCCCAGGGAACCGGAACCGTCGAGCAGCTGATGGGTCTCGGCGCGGCGGTCCTCTACCCCGAGCCGATGAACGAGGTGCTGCCGATCGGCGACGTGCCGATCCTCGCCGGTTACGGCAAGTGGTGGAACGACTTCCTGGCCCACCCGGCGCACGACGAGTTCTGGCAGGCCTTCGACCTCAGGCCCGCGCTGCCCGACGTCACCGTCCCCGCGCTGCACATCGGCGGCTGGTACGACATCGCCATCGGAGCGGCCCTCCGCGACTTCGCCGCCGCGCGACGGAACGCGGGCACCGAAGAGGCCCGCGCCGAGCAGCGTCTCGTCATCGGCCCGTGGGATCACACCTCCACCGCCGGGACCTACCCTGACCGGTCGTTCGGCCCGATGGCCACGGCCAGGGCAGTGCGGCTGACCAACCTGCAGATCAAGTTCTTCGACCGATGGGTGCGCGGGGACACCACCGCGCTGGATGGCATCGCGCCGGTGCAGATCTTCGTCATGGGCATCGACCGGTGGCGCGACGAGCAGGCCTGGCCGCTGCCGGACACCCGGTGGACCGACTTCCACCTGGGCGGCGGCGGCCACGCCAATACCGCCGACGGTGACGGCACGCTGAGCGCCGAAGCCGAGTCGAGCCCCGGTCACGACACCTACCTCTACGATCCGCGCCGCCCCGTGCCGACGACCGGCGGCGCCTGCCTGCCGACCGCCATGGGCGTCTCCGGCCCGGTCGACCAGCGGTCCGTGGCGGGCCGGGACGACGTGCTGTGCTACGCCACGCCCGTTCTCGAGCAGCCTGTCGAGGTCATCGGTCCGATCAGTGTGACGCTGTTCGTCTCCTCCTCCGCGGTCGACACCGACTTCACCGCCAAGCTCGTCGACGTCTTACCGGACGGCAAGGCCATCAACCTGTGCGACGGGATCCTGCGCGCCCGCTACCGCGACAGCCTCGAGCACGAGGTACTGCTCGAGCCGGAGAAGATCTACGAGATCACCATCGACCTGGCAGCGACGGCGAACGTCTTCCTGCCCGGCCACCGGATCCGGCTCGACATCTCCAGCAGCAACTTCCCTCGCTACGACCGCAACACCAACACCGGCGGCGTGATCGCCCGGGAGACCGAGGAGCAGATGATCCCCGCGATCAACCGCATTCACCACGGCCCCGACCATCCGAGCCGCATCGTGCTGCCGATCATCGACCGCGGCACCTCGCGCTGA
- a CDS encoding phenylacetate--CoA ligase family protein, whose product MEATQARSLAGSEDDPSRRFLQPAIETMERDRLRALQEERVLALVPEAFEKSPFYRELWTAAGVNPSRVRSLEDFAEQIPTFTKDDLRAFRDRTGDPFAGLLQVPMDGLTTVMSTSGTTGTPELLPEIWDVAPPLPACSARDLWELGLRPGDKVIVPAGTFRGFFDTLYHELGLVPIYVDSWMGHGAEVLEAIRRYRPAYMQLMMPTVVELERYESSYDFREVFSSFKGAAFAGQPLGAALATKVREQWGLELFTYASAGDTGTSWECREHNGYHLWEDLVLPEFLRTDTDRAVPEGEVGELVATDLDNAAAPLIRYRSGDLVRFDRGRCGCGRSHVRQWVIGRLGDETVVGGVPVVVGEVWRAVESQEETHDGLFQVIRDARVTDRLRLRIGFVGEPDQDDLRARLRDAVNDQVGVEPEIELVPVDSLLARSSSVAKFPRVVKQ is encoded by the coding sequence GTGGAAGCAACCCAGGCCAGGTCCCTCGCAGGAAGCGAGGACGATCCGAGCCGGCGATTCCTGCAACCCGCCATCGAGACCATGGAGCGCGACCGGCTGCGTGCGCTGCAGGAGGAGCGGGTGCTCGCGCTCGTCCCCGAAGCGTTCGAGAAGTCGCCGTTCTACCGCGAACTGTGGACCGCGGCCGGCGTGAACCCGAGCCGGGTGCGCTCGCTCGAGGACTTCGCCGAGCAGATTCCGACCTTCACCAAGGACGACCTGCGGGCCTTCCGGGACCGTACCGGCGACCCGTTCGCCGGCCTGCTGCAGGTGCCCATGGACGGGCTGACGACCGTCATGTCCACATCGGGGACCACCGGCACGCCGGAGCTGCTCCCGGAGATTTGGGACGTGGCGCCGCCGCTGCCCGCATGTTCGGCCCGCGACCTGTGGGAGCTCGGGCTCCGCCCCGGCGACAAGGTGATCGTCCCCGCGGGCACCTTCCGCGGATTCTTCGACACGCTCTACCACGAACTGGGGCTGGTCCCGATCTACGTCGACAGCTGGATGGGCCACGGAGCCGAGGTGTTGGAGGCGATTCGCCGGTACCGGCCCGCCTACATGCAGCTGATGATGCCGACCGTGGTCGAGCTGGAGCGGTACGAGTCGAGCTACGACTTCCGCGAGGTGTTCTCCTCGTTCAAGGGCGCCGCCTTCGCGGGGCAACCGCTCGGCGCCGCGCTGGCCACCAAGGTCCGCGAGCAGTGGGGGCTGGAGCTGTTCACCTATGCCAGTGCCGGGGACACCGGGACCTCGTGGGAGTGCCGCGAGCACAACGGCTACCACCTCTGGGAGGACCTGGTCCTGCCGGAGTTCCTGCGGACCGACACCGACCGCGCAGTTCCCGAGGGCGAGGTGGGTGAACTCGTCGCCACCGACCTGGACAACGCCGCGGCGCCGCTGATCAGGTACCGCAGCGGCGACCTGGTCCGGTTCGACCGCGGACGTTGCGGCTGCGGCCGCAGCCACGTCCGGCAGTGGGTGATCGGCCGGCTCGGGGACGAAACGGTGGTAGGCGGCGTGCCGGTGGTCGTCGGTGAAGTGTGGCGGGCGGTCGAATCCCAGGAGGAGACGCACGACGGCCTGTTCCAGGTCATCCGGGACGCGCGCGTCACCGATCGGCTCCGGCTCCGGATCGGCTTCGTCGGCGAACCGGATCAGGACGACCTGCGCGCGCGACTGCGAGACGCGGTCAACGACCAGGTCGGCGTGGAGCCGGAGATCGAGTTGGTCCCGGTGGACAGTCTGCTCGCGCGCAGTTCGAGCGTCGCGAAATTCCCGAGAGTGGTGAAGCAATGA
- a CDS encoding NmrA/HSCARG family protein, translating to MEESGAVLVTGATGAQGGAVVDALLAAGRPVRALVRDPESDAALALAQRGVRLHRGRFDDRDSLRAAVAGAEAVFSMQMPPHPKDPDQERRAAEHLVNAAVEAGVRTLVHTSVARADEHETFVGWDENRWWPPYWTGKAAANDLVRSSSLPHWVILKPAFMMDNFAPPKVAAMFPRLGDGEITTAMDADVRLDLIAASDIGRVAAAVFADPARFDRSEIPLAGEALTMAEVAAVLSETTGRTVRASHLSPADAVSAGTHSGVVQNQEWLTVEGYRVDPAIAARWGFELQTFAEWAAEHRSRLVVGKP from the coding sequence ATGGAAGAGTCCGGAGCCGTACTCGTCACCGGAGCAACCGGGGCGCAGGGCGGGGCGGTCGTCGACGCGCTGCTCGCGGCGGGCAGGCCGGTGCGCGCGCTCGTCCGCGATCCCGAGTCGGATGCGGCGCTCGCCCTCGCGCAGCGCGGCGTCCGGCTGCACCGAGGACGGTTCGACGACCGGGATTCGCTGCGTGCCGCGGTCGCCGGCGCCGAGGCGGTCTTCTCCATGCAGATGCCGCCACACCCGAAGGATCCCGATCAGGAGCGGCGGGCCGCCGAGCACCTGGTCAACGCCGCCGTCGAGGCTGGGGTGCGAACCCTGGTGCACACCTCGGTCGCCCGCGCCGACGAGCACGAGACATTCGTCGGCTGGGACGAGAACCGGTGGTGGCCGCCGTACTGGACCGGCAAGGCCGCGGCCAACGACCTGGTCCGGTCCAGCTCGCTCCCCCACTGGGTGATCCTCAAGCCCGCGTTCATGATGGACAACTTCGCGCCGCCGAAGGTCGCCGCGATGTTCCCGCGGCTCGGCGACGGCGAGATCACCACGGCGATGGATGCCGACGTCCGACTGGACCTGATCGCTGCCTCCGACATCGGTCGGGTCGCCGCGGCCGTCTTCGCCGACCCCGCGCGCTTCGACCGGAGCGAAATCCCGCTGGCCGGAGAAGCGCTCACCATGGCGGAGGTCGCCGCGGTGCTGTCCGAGACGACTGGACGCACCGTGCGGGCGTCGCATCTATCCCCGGCGGACGCGGTGTCCGCCGGAACCCATTCCGGCGTCGTGCAGAACCAGGAATGGCTGACGGTCGAGGGCTACCGGGTCGATCCGGCCATCGCCGCACGCTGGGGCTTCGAGCTGCAGACCTTCGCCGAGTGGGCGGCGGAGCACCGGTCCCGGCTCGTGGTCGGTAAGCCCTGA
- a CDS encoding NAD(P)H-dependent flavin oxidoreductase, translated as MRTQLTDMFDIRHPIVQGGMQWVATAPLVAAVANAGALGFLSALTQPDPNALRAEIERCRALTSKPFGVNLTILPSISPPPYAEYRRAIIESGVTVVETAGSNPGEHVEAFKAAGITVVHKCTSVRHALSAQRLGVDAVSIDGFECAGHAGEDDTPGLVLIPAAVDELEIPVIASGGFADGRGLVAALALGAEGINMGTRFMCTVEAGIHDNVKKRIQDADIRDTDLIFRELRNTSRVASNAISREVVGLLRSGAAFEDVRELVAGMRGRKVYETGDLDHGVWTVGMAQGLVHDISTVDEVVSGIVREAQSLINSRLVPAAHRIDQEE; from the coding sequence ATCCGCACCCAGCTCACCGACATGTTCGACATCCGGCATCCGATCGTGCAGGGCGGCATGCAGTGGGTCGCGACGGCGCCGCTGGTCGCCGCCGTCGCGAACGCAGGCGCGCTGGGTTTCCTGTCCGCGCTCACCCAGCCCGATCCGAATGCGCTGCGCGCGGAGATCGAGCGGTGCCGGGCACTGACCTCGAAACCGTTCGGGGTGAACCTGACCATCCTGCCGTCGATCTCGCCGCCGCCGTATGCCGAGTACCGCCGGGCCATCATCGAATCCGGGGTCACCGTCGTGGAGACCGCGGGGTCGAATCCGGGCGAGCACGTCGAGGCGTTCAAGGCCGCGGGCATCACCGTCGTGCACAAGTGCACGAGTGTCCGGCACGCCCTGTCCGCGCAGCGCCTCGGCGTCGACGCGGTCAGCATCGACGGCTTCGAGTGCGCGGGCCACGCGGGTGAGGACGACACCCCGGGGTTGGTCCTGATTCCGGCGGCCGTGGACGAGCTGGAGATCCCGGTCATCGCCTCGGGGGGTTTCGCCGACGGCCGCGGTCTCGTCGCCGCGCTGGCACTCGGCGCCGAGGGGATCAACATGGGCACACGGTTCATGTGTACCGTCGAGGCAGGCATCCACGACAACGTGAAGAAGCGCATTCAGGATGCCGATATCCGGGACACCGACCTGATCTTCCGCGAGCTCCGCAACACCTCCCGGGTGGCGAGCAACGCCATCAGCAGGGAAGTGGTCGGGTTACTGCGCAGCGGCGCGGCCTTCGAGGACGTCCGCGAACTCGTCGCCGGGATGCGGGGGCGGAAGGTCTACGAAACCGGCGACCTGGACCACGGAGTGTGGACCGTCGGGATGGCTCAGGGACTGGTGCACGACATCTCCACGGTGGACGAGGTCGTCTCCGGAATCGTCCGGGAAGCGCAGTCTTTGATCAATTCCCGGCTCGTCCCGGCCGCTCATCGTATCGATCAGGAGGAATGA
- a CDS encoding enoyl-CoA hydratase/isomerase family protein, with amino-acid sequence MTDDTQPEILVEARGPVRLVTFNRPESRNATSVSMHHAFLSLWPKLAADPDARCVVVTGAGKAFSAGGDYEMMRLSLEPAGRWRNVDEARRLLVELVHFPLPIVAAVNGPAVGLGASFLAFSDFVVMADSAFIADPHIAVGLVCGDGGVAWPLHVGLLRAKEMLLLGGRVGADEAKAMGLVNRVVPRDDVVDAAMAVAERLATQPAGALQDTKRALNMYLEQSLAGPVGHSLMTERYSMASPEHHEFVNRQVAP; translated from the coding sequence ATGACAGACGACACCCAACCGGAGATCCTGGTCGAGGCGAGGGGGCCGGTACGACTGGTCACCTTCAACCGGCCGGAGAGCCGCAATGCCACCAGCGTGAGCATGCATCACGCTTTCCTCTCGCTGTGGCCGAAGCTGGCCGCCGACCCCGACGCCCGCTGCGTCGTGGTGACGGGGGCGGGCAAGGCGTTCAGCGCCGGCGGCGACTACGAGATGATGCGGCTGTCGCTGGAACCCGCCGGGCGCTGGCGCAATGTGGACGAGGCGCGGCGGCTGCTGGTCGAGCTCGTTCACTTCCCGCTCCCGATCGTCGCGGCGGTGAACGGCCCCGCGGTCGGTCTGGGAGCGAGCTTTCTGGCGTTCAGCGATTTCGTGGTCATGGCCGACTCGGCCTTCATCGCCGACCCGCACATCGCGGTCGGGCTCGTCTGCGGGGACGGCGGTGTCGCCTGGCCGCTGCACGTCGGGCTGCTGCGAGCCAAGGAGATGCTGCTCCTCGGTGGGCGGGTCGGCGCGGACGAGGCGAAGGCGATGGGTCTGGTCAACCGGGTGGTGCCGCGCGACGACGTGGTCGACGCGGCCATGGCCGTGGCGGAGCGGCTGGCCACGCAGCCCGCGGGGGCGTTGCAGGACACCAAGCGGGCGCTGAACATGTATCTCGAACAGAGTCTCGCCGGGCCGGTCGGGCACTCGCTGATGACCGAGCGGTACAGCATGGCCTCCCCCGAGCATCACGAGTTCGTGAACCGGCAGGTCGCGCCGTGA
- a CDS encoding cytochrome P450, which produces MEHGNVTTEDFNPLSAEVAHDPFGAYGRARESCPVHHTTGFDPSFYSLTRFADITAALNDAEAETWSARTGSSPQFNPPIGFNVDGAESREFRTLFRKWLSPSAGAVNAELIDTTINELIDSMTAGGRVSGDFATEFAVLLPIRVIAHLIGVPPEDAPLLKEMTDEFLGAFDIPDPRGVAPAVRRLNAYFAPHLEHRRELLRAAGITEPDESDLGDTLPDDLLSYMLAAHHGDRRLTSAEIGYVLATALTGGNDTTTSMLTNVVLRLLEDPARWQRVVEDGKLVQIAIEESLRLDPPVLGLFRTTARDTTVDECPIPAGSKVMLLFGSGNRDPRKWDDPDEFDLDRPRNELRRHLAFGFGPHFCLGAQLARTEGHRALELLRTRLPHLRLDGPSERVPQHHLWGRRHLPVRWDHPQTAETGN; this is translated from the coding sequence ATGGAACACGGCAACGTGACAACCGAGGACTTCAATCCACTCTCCGCCGAGGTCGCCCACGACCCCTTCGGCGCCTACGGCCGCGCGCGGGAATCCTGCCCGGTCCACCACACGACCGGTTTCGACCCCTCCTTCTACAGCCTGACCCGATTCGCCGACATCACCGCGGCGCTCAATGACGCCGAAGCCGAGACGTGGTCGGCGCGGACCGGGAGCAGCCCTCAGTTCAACCCCCCGATCGGCTTCAACGTCGACGGCGCGGAAAGCAGGGAATTCCGCACGCTGTTCCGCAAGTGGCTCTCGCCCAGCGCGGGGGCGGTCAATGCCGAACTCATCGACACCACGATCAACGAACTCATCGACTCCATGACCGCCGGGGGCCGGGTCAGCGGTGACTTCGCCACGGAGTTCGCCGTCCTGCTGCCGATCCGGGTCATCGCCCATCTCATCGGCGTTCCGCCCGAGGACGCGCCGCTGCTCAAGGAGATGACCGACGAGTTTTTGGGCGCCTTCGACATTCCCGACCCGCGGGGGGTCGCGCCCGCGGTCCGGCGGCTGAACGCCTATTTCGCGCCGCACCTGGAGCACCGGCGGGAGCTGCTGCGCGCGGCGGGCATCACCGAGCCGGACGAATCCGATCTCGGTGACACGCTGCCGGACGATCTGCTCAGCTACATGCTCGCCGCGCACCACGGCGACCGGCGCCTCACGTCCGCCGAGATCGGCTACGTGCTGGCCACGGCCCTCACCGGTGGGAACGACACCACCACCTCGATGCTCACCAATGTCGTCCTGCGGCTGCTGGAGGATCCGGCGCGCTGGCAGCGGGTGGTCGAGGACGGCAAGCTGGTGCAGATCGCGATCGAGGAAAGCCTGCGCCTGGATCCGCCGGTGCTCGGCCTGTTCCGCACCACAGCGCGGGACACCACGGTGGACGAGTGCCCGATACCTGCCGGTTCCAAGGTGATGCTGCTGTTCGGGTCGGGCAATCGCGATCCGCGCAAGTGGGACGATCCCGACGAGTTCGACCTGGATCGACCGCGGAATGAGCTGCGGCGCCACCTCGCCTTCGGCTTCGGGCCGCATTTCTGCCTCGGCGCACAGTTGGCGCGGACGGAGGGGCACCGGGCGCTCGAGCTGCTGCGGACGCGCCTGCCGCACCTTCGCCTGGACGGGCCCTCCGAACGCGTACCGCAGCACCACCTCTGGGGACGTCGGCATCTGCCCGTCCGGTGGGACCATCCGCAGACCGCAGAGACCGGGAACTGA
- a CDS encoding enoyl-CoA hydratase-related protein, which produces MSELTVEAVPGRVEVWTLNRPANRNALTSDMAHRLIAEADRCDDSDAVGAIVLTGAGKAFCAGLDLDEFSRPDAPRDLVGAAIRRLGGLATPLVGAVNGPAVTGGLELALACDALIATPAAVFRDTHLRIGAMSGSGMTVRLPLTVGRGWARRMILAGDPLPAETALGLGLVTDIVPDTELLDSATDLARRMAAMDPPLSATTKQLCDAIERTTPEDGFRLEAEALREHRKKGRAWNTAT; this is translated from the coding sequence ATGAGCGAGTTGACAGTCGAGGCCGTCCCCGGCCGCGTGGAGGTCTGGACGCTGAACCGTCCGGCCAATCGCAACGCGCTGACCAGCGACATGGCCCACCGGCTGATTGCCGAGGCGGACCGCTGCGACGATTCGGACGCGGTCGGGGCCATCGTGCTCACCGGCGCCGGGAAGGCCTTCTGCGCCGGGCTCGACCTGGACGAGTTCAGCAGGCCGGACGCACCGCGCGACCTGGTCGGTGCTGCCATCCGCCGGCTGGGCGGGCTCGCCACGCCGCTCGTCGGCGCCGTCAACGGCCCAGCGGTCACCGGCGGGCTGGAACTCGCGCTCGCCTGCGACGCATTGATCGCCACCCCGGCAGCCGTTTTCCGGGACACCCACCTGCGGATCGGGGCGATGAGCGGAAGTGGGATGACCGTGCGGCTCCCGCTCACGGTCGGGCGGGGCTGGGCCCGGCGGATGATCCTCGCGGGCGATCCGCTGCCCGCTGAGACAGCGCTGGGCCTCGGCCTCGTGACCGACATCGTCCCGGACACCGAACTTCTCGACAGCGCAACCGATCTCGCCCGCCGCATGGCGGCCATGGATCCCCCGCTTTCCGCCACTACCAAGCAACTGTGCGACGCGATCGAGCGCACGACTCCGGAGGACGGGTTCCGCCTGGAAGCCGAGGCCCTCCGCGAGCACCGGAAGAAAGGCCGAGCATGGAACACGGCAACGTGA
- a CDS encoding SDR family NAD(P)-dependent oxidoreductase, with protein MTETQTGSPQPKAEAARHSDIFDMTGRVALVTGSTRGMGLAAAEELARHGAEVVIVGRDPGETSAAAAAVNAAVGADRAHPIAANIGHRDAVVALVEQAKRELGRIDVLMLHAGMNIWIGETTELEDRTLTKFLESSVLSAHWFCREVLPGMVERGWGRIVLTSSVIGSTLGSADNGPYGITKAALVQMARNLACEYGQYGIRANAIAPALFDTRQAESVMSDPDRLRRYLDRCPAGRVGDVREFAGLALLLASDAGGYVNGQTINVDGGYSVLWDGYR; from the coding sequence GTGACCGAAACTCAAACGGGGTCGCCTCAACCGAAGGCGGAAGCCGCCCGGCACAGCGACATCTTCGACATGACCGGACGGGTCGCGCTGGTGACCGGCTCGACGCGCGGGATGGGGTTGGCCGCCGCGGAGGAGCTCGCCCGGCACGGCGCCGAGGTGGTGATCGTCGGGCGCGATCCCGGCGAAACCAGTGCCGCGGCCGCGGCGGTGAACGCCGCGGTCGGCGCCGATCGCGCCCACCCCATCGCAGCCAACATCGGGCACCGGGACGCGGTGGTGGCGCTGGTCGAGCAGGCGAAGCGCGAGTTGGGCCGAATCGATGTGCTCATGCTGCACGCCGGGATGAACATCTGGATCGGCGAGACGACCGAGCTGGAGGATCGCACCCTCACCAAGTTCCTGGAGAGCAGTGTGCTGTCGGCGCACTGGTTCTGTCGGGAGGTGCTGCCCGGGATGGTCGAGCGCGGCTGGGGACGCATCGTCTTGACCTCCTCGGTGATCGGGTCGACCCTCGGCAGCGCGGACAACGGGCCGTACGGCATCACCAAGGCCGCGCTGGTGCAGATGGCCAGGAACCTGGCCTGTGAGTACGGGCAGTACGGCATCCGCGCGAATGCGATCGCCCCGGCGCTGTTCGACACCCGGCAGGCCGAATCGGTGATGTCCGACCCGGACCGCCTGCGCCGCTACCTCGATCGCTGCCCCGCGGGCCGGGTGGGCGACGTGCGCGAGTTCGCCGGCCTCGCTCTGCTTCTCGCCTCAGACGCCGGCGGCTACGTCAACGGCCAGACCATCAACGTCGACGGCGGTTACTCGGTGCTGTGGGACGGATACCGATGA
- a CDS encoding enoyl-CoA hydratase/isomerase family protein, with protein MAADEPLLLVSTPAPGVALVTLNRPDRLNALTWPLIDELHSALRELDERRDLRAVVLTGAGRAFCAGSDVGGARERSSVDIPTRYEAQQRTSGLAVAIRELRHPVIAAVNGPAVGAGFGLALAADIRVAGASAAFRDGAIRMGLSACESGISWHLPRLIGTSNALELMLTNRLVPAEEAERRGLVSAMYPDDQLLERAVELAAGIAEFSPFGLTTTKEVFWANQSDSFREAVDRENRSQILAVNTADSREAMTAFLEHRKPEFHGR; from the coding sequence ATGGCGGCTGACGAGCCACTGCTCCTGGTCTCGACACCCGCGCCCGGCGTGGCGCTGGTGACGTTGAACCGACCCGACCGGCTCAATGCACTCACCTGGCCACTGATCGACGAACTGCACAGTGCGCTAAGGGAACTGGACGAGCGCCGCGACCTACGCGCAGTCGTCCTCACCGGCGCCGGCCGCGCGTTCTGCGCGGGGTCCGACGTGGGGGGCGCGCGCGAGCGCAGTTCGGTCGACATCCCGACCCGGTACGAGGCGCAGCAGCGCACGAGCGGCTTGGCCGTCGCGATCCGCGAGCTCAGGCACCCGGTGATCGCCGCGGTCAACGGGCCGGCGGTGGGCGCCGGGTTCGGCCTCGCCCTCGCCGCCGACATCCGGGTCGCCGGCGCCTCGGCCGCCTTCCGCGACGGCGCGATCCGCATGGGGCTGAGCGCCTGCGAGAGCGGGATCAGTTGGCATCTGCCGCGGCTCATCGGTACCTCGAACGCGCTCGAGCTCATGCTCACCAATCGACTGGTTCCGGCCGAGGAGGCCGAGCGGCGCGGTCTGGTCTCGGCGATGTACCCGGACGATCAGCTCCTCGAGCGGGCCGTCGAGTTGGCCGCCGGCATCGCAGAGTTCTCGCCCTTCGGACTGACCACCACCAAGGAGGTCTTCTGGGCGAATCAGTCCGACAGCTTCCGCGAAGCGGTCGACCGCGAGAATCGCAGTCAGATCCTCGCGGTCAACACCGCGGACTCCCGGGAAGCCATGACGGCCTTCCTCGAGCACCGCAAGCCCGAATTCCACGGCCGATGA
- a CDS encoding SDR family NAD(P)-dependent oxidoreductase, whose protein sequence is MGLLTGKVALVTGSAQGLGAGCATAFTQHGARVACVDLNRDGLERAAAELVAGGAEAIALPCDVANREQVDAAVAATVQKFGRLDILVNAAMTQRLVRFDRSTEADLLDAYRSSVLGTYNFMMASFPHLKENGGKVINFGSASGTGGEAGMATYAAAKEAVRGLSKAVAVEWGRFEIAVNVICPIGTSPAHEQWAASIGPEAVAEVLKPFPIKRMGDPVHDIGGVAVFLASSLSDYMTGRTLFADGGRGSFR, encoded by the coding sequence GTGGGTCTTCTGACGGGCAAGGTCGCCCTCGTCACCGGCAGTGCGCAGGGCCTCGGCGCCGGCTGCGCGACTGCATTCACCCAGCACGGCGCCCGCGTGGCGTGCGTCGACCTGAACCGGGACGGGCTCGAGCGGGCCGCCGCCGAGCTGGTGGCCGGTGGAGCCGAGGCCATCGCACTGCCGTGCGATGTCGCGAACCGGGAGCAGGTGGACGCCGCCGTCGCCGCCACCGTGCAGAAGTTCGGTCGGCTCGACATCCTGGTCAACGCCGCAATGACGCAGCGGCTCGTCCGGTTCGACCGGTCCACCGAGGCGGATCTACTCGATGCCTACCGGTCGAGCGTGCTCGGCACCTACAACTTCATGATGGCGAGCTTCCCGCATCTGAAGGAGAACGGCGGCAAGGTGATCAATTTCGGCTCGGCATCCGGAACTGGCGGCGAGGCGGGAATGGCGACCTACGCGGCCGCGAAGGAGGCGGTGCGCGGACTCTCCAAGGCGGTAGCGGTCGAGTGGGGCCGCTTCGAGATCGCCGTCAATGTCATCTGTCCCATCGGGACCTCGCCGGCGCACGAGCAGTGGGCGGCGTCGATCGGCCCCGAGGCCGTCGCGGAGGTGCTGAAGCCGTTCCCGATCAAGCGGATGGGCGATCCGGTGCACGACATCGGCGGCGTCGCGGTCTTCCTGGCCAGCAGCCTCTCCGACTACATGACCGGCCGCACCCTTTTCGCCGACGGGGGCCGCGGCTCCTTCCGCTGA